A genomic region of Homalodisca vitripennis isolate AUS2020 chromosome 5, UT_GWSS_2.1, whole genome shotgun sequence contains the following coding sequences:
- the LOC124363301 gene encoding LOW QUALITY PROTEIN: pre-mRNA-splicing factor RBM22 (The sequence of the model RefSeq protein was modified relative to this genomic sequence to represent the inferred CDS: deleted 1 base in 1 codon) has translation MATSKSANTYNRQNWEDAEFPILCQTCLGDNPYIRMTKEKYGKECKICSRPFTVFRWCPGARMRFKKTEVCQTCSRLKNVCQTCLLDLEYGLPIQVRDTALRIKDDLPRSEVNKEYYIQNMDNELGKVDSTTPAGTIGKTQAASDMLMKLARTTPYYKRNRPHICSFWVKGECRRGEECPYRHEKPTDPDDPLADQNIKDRYYGVNDPVAEKLMRRASAMPKLEVPEDKSITTLYIGNLGERIGEKELRDHFYQYGEIRSITHVARQQCAFIQFTQRSAAELAAERTFNKLILGGRRMNIKWGRSQGRQNSSSSAADNAEILEPVPGLPGALPPPPTDLQDNFFNLAQSEIIPHPPPPPFLPPPMLPLPPMPRPPTGLRPAGPPPPFFFPPHMRLPLRAPIFAPQPPLCPPGTAPPLPPEPTPLAPPGTIPIHYPSQDPSRLGAPQKSSVE, from the exons ACCAAAGAAAAATATGGCAAGGAATGCAAGATTTGTTCAAGACCTTTTACAGTTTTTCGATGGTGTCCAGGTGCAAGGATGCGCTTTAAAAAGACCGAAGTCTGTCAGACATGTTCTCGA TTAAAAAATGTTTGCCAGACTTGTCTTTTGGATCTGGAGTATGGACTGCCCATACAAGTGCGTGACACAGCGCTGCGCATCAAGGATGATCTCCCGAGGTCTGAGGTCAACAAGGagtattacatacaaaacatggATAATGAG CTGGGCAAGGTTGATAGTACAACCCCGGCCGGCACTATTGGAAAGACGCAGGCTGCCAGTGACATGCTGATGAAGTTGGCTCGGACCACTCCGTACTACAAGCGTAACAGGCCTCACATCTGTTCCTTCTGGGTAAAGGGCGAGTGTCGGAGAGGAGAAGAGTGTCCTTATCGTCACGAGAAGCCTACAGATCCTGACGATCCCCTGGCTGACCAGAACATCAAGGACAG ATATTACGGAGTAAATGATCCAGTGGCTGAAAAACTTATGAGGAGAGCTTCTGCTATGCCTAAGCTAGAGGTTCCGGAAGACAAAAGTATCACAACCCTTTATATCGGTAACCTAGGAGAAAGAATTGGAGAAAAAGAATTAAG GGATCACTTTTATCAATACGGAGAGATAAGGAGTATAACTCACGTTGCCCGCCAGCAATGTGCCTTCATTCAGTTCACACAGCGGTCGGCAGCTGAGTTAGCTGCAGAGAGAACTTTTAACAAACTGATTCTGGGCGGACGTCGCATGAACATCAAGTGGGGACGCTCACAAGGGCGACAGAACTCTTCGTCTTCTGCTGCGGACAATGCAGAGATCCTGGAACCAGTTCCTGGGCTGCCGGGTGCCTTACCCCCTCCACCGACCGATTTACAagacaattttttcaatttggcCCAATCGGAAATCATTCCTCACCCTCCCCCTCCACCTTTTCTCCCCCCTCCGATGCTTCCCCTTCCTCCGATGCCCCGTCCTCCCACTGGGTTACGTCCTGCAGGGCCACCCCCTCCTTTCTTCTTCCCTCCTCATATGCGTTTACCGCTTCGGGCTCCTATATTTGCCCCACAGCCGCCGCTCTGCCCGCCTGGGACGGCACCGCCCCTTCCGCCTGAGCCGACTCCTCTGGCCCCTCCTGGCACGATACCTATACACTATCCATCTCAGGATCCATCCCGCCTGGGAGCGCCTCAGAAGAGTTCCGTTGAATag
- the LOC124363771 gene encoding LOW QUALITY PROTEIN: cytosolic carboxypeptidase-like protein 5 (The sequence of the model RefSeq protein was modified relative to this genomic sequence to represent the inferred CDS: substituted 1 base at 1 genomic stop codon), whose translation MYVVEPKLDDIYYHRETVCYSLEGRRTTYIYHRETVCYSLEGRRVDLLTISSYHNITTNREPRLSHLFPESDSLRPFQFTKXKSKLGNKVIFLSARVHPGETPSSFVLNGVLTMLLNRDDSSAQALRRCYVFKLIPMLNPDGIVRGHYRTDTRGVNLNRVYNNPSPLLHPSIYAARSLICYHHFGVEVPDADITSSCEGKLNLISNRVSGLSLDLSNNNLANVGIGENRSSISSSSNSEGTDESDDIKANSVGASKMTPPFTPPLGARKDSAEPFQSGLFLYVDLHGHASKKGIFMYGNHFSNPGENVECMLLPKLMAINSQHFHWTACNFSERNMYLRDKHGGLSREGSGRVAVLKATGLVRSYTLECNYNTGQMVNVLPPTQRDTLDRRSSTLLVPPKYNPQVYEEVGKGLCYSILDLTGANPNSRLGNSEFRTLCGVREWLRKYVSVSDPGPHPKPHNQVRFGIRLTPIVDVKPPKENTVGSSRSRNLPVVLKVRTKCAAILASQVLRRNKPVSDEILNKKNSKRIKVSDDNKSKWKVSRSEEPLVPWRSGSRLEKKSVADSSRRFSTTDRRKKPKPK comes from the exons ATGTATGTTGTAGAACCAAAGCTGGACGACATATATTACCACAGGGAGACAGTGTGCTATTCTCTAGAGGGCAGGAGG ACGACATATATTTACCACAGGGAGACAGTGTGCTATTCTCTAGAGGGCAGGAGGGTAGATCTGCTTACAATCTCATCATATCACAATATCACCACCAACAGAGAGCCAAGACTTTCACATCTGTTCCCCGAGTCTGATTCTCTCAGACCATTccagtttacaaaataaaaaagtaagct GGGAAACAAA GTGATATTTTTGAGTGCTAGAGTTCACCCTGGGGAAACTCCTTCAAGTTTTGTTCTGAATGGTGTCTTAACGATGCTCCTAAACAGAGATGATTCCAGTGCACAAGCACTGCGGAGGTGCTACGTATTTAAACTGATACCGATGCTGAATCCTGATGGCATTGTAAGGGGTCATTATCGAACTGACACAAGAGGAGTTAATCTGAACAGAGTTTATAACAACCCTTCTCCTCTGCTCCATCCTTCCATCTACGCAGCAAG GAGCCTGATATGTTATCACCACTTTGGAGTAGAAGTACCTGATGCGGACATTACCAGTTCCTGTGAGGGCAAGTTAAATCTGATTTCCAACAGAGTATCAGGATTGAGTTTGGATCTGTCTAACAACAACCTTGCAAATGTGGGAATTGGAGAGAACAG ATCATCAATCAGTTCAAGTTCGAACTCTGAAGGCACTGATGAGAGTGATGACATCAAGGCTAACTCAGTCGGTGCCAGCAAGATGACACCTCCCTTCACTCCTCCTCTTGGGGCTCGTAAAGATAGCGCAGAACCTTTCCAGTCAGGTCTATTTCTCTACGTAGATCTCCATGGACACGCTTCTAAGAAAG GGATTTTTATGTATGGAAACCACTTCTCGAACCCAGGAGAGAATGTGGAGTGTATGCTGCTGCCCAAGTTGATGGCTATTAACTCTCAGCACTTTCACTGGACTGCTTGCAATTTTTCTGAGAGGAACATGTACCTCAG GGACAAGCACGGGGGGCTGAGCAGGGAAGGGTCTGGCCGGGTGGCAGTACTCAAGGCTACAGGGCTTGTTAGGAGTTACACTCTCGAGTGTAACTACAACACAGGCCAGATGGTGAATGTCCTGCCACCCACCCAACGAGATACTCTGGATCGTAGGAGCAGCACATTGCTAGTTCCTCCAAAGTACAACCCTCAAGTTTATGAAgag GTGGGCAAAGGCTTGTGCTACTCTATATTGGATCTTACGGGAGCTAACCCGAATTCTCGGCTTGGAAATTCCGAGTTCAGGACGTTGTGTGGAGTCAGAGAGTGGTTGAGAAAGTACGTGTCGGTATCGGATCCGGGTCCACACCCCAAACCTCACAATCAG GTACGATTTGGTATAAGGCTAACTCCTATAGTCGATGTGAAACCTCCCAAGGAAAACACCGTCGGGAGCAGCCGGTCCAGAAATTTGCCGGTTGTCCTGAAGGTCCGGACCAAGTGCGCAGCTATACTAGCAAGCCAGGTTCTGCGTAGGAATAAACCTGTGTCCGACGAAATTCTTAATAAGAAAAATTCAAAGAGAATCAAAGTATCAGatgacaataaatcaaaatggAAAGTTTCAAGATCTGAAGAGCCTCTGGTCCCGTGGCGATCCGGAAGTAGGCTAGAAAAAAAATCAGTTGCCGATTCGAGTAGAAGATTCAGTACAACGGACAGGAGGAAAAAGCCCAAGCCTAAATAA